Proteins found in one Neomonachus schauinslandi chromosome 1, ASM220157v2, whole genome shotgun sequence genomic segment:
- the DDX39A gene encoding ATP-dependent RNA helicase DDX39A: MAEQDVENELLDYEEDEEPQAPPESTPAPPKKDVKGSYVSIHSSGFRDFLLKPELLRAIVDCGFEHPSEVQHECIPQAILGMDVLCQAKSGMGKTAVFVLATLQQIEPVNGQVTVLVMCHTRELAFQISKEYERFSKYMPSVKVSVFFGGLSIKKDEEVLKKNCPHVVVGTPGRILALVRNRSLNLKNVKHFVLDECDKMLEQLDMRRDVQEIFRLTPHEKQCMMFSATLSKEIRPVCRKFMQDPMEVFVDDETKLTLHGLQQYYVKLKDSEKNRKLFDLLDVLEFNQVVIFVKSVQRCMALAQLLVEQNFPAIAIHRGMAQEERLSRYQQFKDFQRRILVATNLFGRGMDIERVNIVFNYDMPEDSDTYLHRVARAGRFGTKGLAITFVSDENDAKILNDVQDRFEVNVAELPEEIDISTYIEQSR, encoded by the exons ATGGCAGAACAGGATGTGGAAAATGAGCTTCTGGATTATGAGGAAGATGAAGAGCCCCAGGCTCCTCCAGAGAGCACTCCTGCTCCCCCCAAGAAAGACGTCAAGGGTTCCTATGTTTCCATCCACAGCTCTGGCTTCAGGGACTTTCTGCTAAAGCCAGAGCTCCTGAGGGCCATAGTGGACTGTGGCTTTGAGCATCCATCTGAGG tcCAGCACGAGTGTATTCCCCAAGCCATCCTGGGCATGGACGTCCTGTGCCAGGCCAAGTCTGGGATGGGCAAGACGGCAGTCTTCGTGCTGGCCACCCTGCAGCAGATCGAGCCAGTAAACGGACAG GTAACAGTCCTGGTCATGTGCCATACGCGGGAGCTCGCCTTCCAGATCAGCAAAGAGTACGAACGCTTCTCCAAGTACATGCCCAGTGTCAAG GTGTCCGTGTTCTTTGGGGGCCTTTCCATCAAGAAGGATGAAGAGGTATTGAAGAAGAACTGTCCCCATGTCGTAGTGGGGACACCAGGCCGGATCCTGGCACTGGTGCGGAACAGGAGCCTGAATCTGAAGAACGTGAAGCACTTCGTGCTGGACGAGTGTGACAAGATGCTGGAGCAGCTGG acATGCGGCGGGATGTGCAGGAGATCTTCCGTCTGACACCCCATGAGAAGCAGTGCATGATGTTCAGCGCCACCCTGAGCAAGGAGATCAGGCCTGTCTGCAGGAAGTTCATGCAAGAC CCCATGGAGGTGTTTGTAGACGATGAGACCAAGCTCACACTGCACGGATTGCAGCAGTATTACGTCAAGCTCAAGGACAGTGAGAAGAACCGCAAGCTCTTTGATCTCTTGGATGTGTTGGAGTTTAACCAG GTGGTAATCTTCGTGAAGTCAGTGCAGCGCTGCATGGCCCTGGCCCAGCTCCTCGTGGAGCAGAACTTCCCGGCCATTGCTATCCACAGGGGCATGGCCCAGGAGGAGCG TCTGTCACGCTATCAGCAGTTTAAAGACTTCCAGCGGCGGATCCTGGTGGCCACCAATCTGTTTGGCCGAGGGATGGACATTGAGCGAGTCAACATCGTCTTCAACTATGACATGCCCGAGGACTCGGACACCTACCTCCACCGA GTGGCCCGTGCAGGTCGCTTTGGGACCAAAGGTCTGGCTATCACTTTTGTATCTGACGAGAATGATGCCAAAATCCTCAATGACGTTCAGGACAGGTTTGAAGTGAACGTGGCAGAACTTCCTGAAGAAATCGACATCTCCACATACA TTGAGCAGAGCCGGTAA